Proteins encoded together in one Penicillium digitatum chromosome 1, complete sequence window:
- a CDS encoding Aldehyde dehydrogenase, producing MSDLFQKITAPNGVTYEQPLGLFINNKWVTSSNGQKIVSINPTTESEMVSVYAATEEDVDLAVRAARATFESEAWHGIDGTRRGQLMMKLADLVQRHQTVLATIESLDNGKPYNKARGDIDEVCSVLRYYAGWADKHYGQTIETSRTNFTYTVREPIGVCGQIIPWNYPIGMASWKIGPALACGNTIVIKASEHTPLSILYFANLVAEAGFPPGVLNIINGHGSEAGAALVQHPEVDKVAFTGSTATGKRIMQLASRTLKNLTLETGGKSPLVIFDDAPLEDAVKAAHFGVMGNMGQICTATSRVFVHEHIYDSFMDAFVAYVTSVNVIGDPFDHHTSQGAQVSKQQFDKILAYAQVAKDEGATVVLGGTVAENRPNDKGYFISPTVVGNVTSNMRVYREEIFGPFGVFIKFNDENDVIQMANDTDYGLAAAIYTRDNARIHRIVPKLKVGMVSVNATNNSDFRVPFGGVKQSGIGRELGQAGLEAYSNIKAVLMNIA from the exons ATGTCAGATCTCTTCCAGAAGATCACCGCCCCGAACGGTGTCACCTATGAGCAGCCCCTCGGGTTGTTCATCAACAACAAATGGGTGACCTCCAGCAACGGCCAGAAGATTGTCTCTATCAACCCGAC AACCGAGTCAGAGATGGTTTCAGTTTATGCCGCGACGGAAGAAGATGTGGATCTAGCCGTCCGTGCAGCCCGTGCTACGTTTGAGAGCGAGGCCTGGCATGGCATAGATGGCACCAGGCGCGGTCAGCTGATGATGAAACTTGCCGATCTTGTCCAGCGTCACCAGACAGTTCTTGCAACCATTGAATCATTGGATAATGGAAAACCCTACAACAAAGCCCGGGGGGATATTGATGAAGTGTGCAGTGTTTTGCGTTACTACGCCGGTTGGGCCGACAAGCACTATGGCCAGACCATCGAGACATCCCGCACAAACTTCACATACACAGTCCGCGAGCCTATCGGTGTCTGCGGCCAGATCATTCC ATGGAACTATCCCATCGGAATGGCTTCATGGAAGATTGGCCCAGCCCTTGCCTGCGGCAATACCATTGTCATCAAGGCTTCGGAGCACACCCCGCTGTCAATTCTGTATTTCGCCAACCTGGTCGCAGAAGCCGGATTCCCGCCAGGCGTTCTTAACATCATTAATGGTCACGGATCCGAAGCCGGCGCTGCCCTCGTCCAGCACCCAGAAGTCGACAAGGTTGCCTTCACTGGAAGCACGGCTACTGGCAAGCGGATTATGCAGCTAGCCAGCAGAACCTTGAAGAATCTCACGCTGGAAACGGGCGGCAAAAGCCCACTGGTTATCTTCGATGACGCCCCACTCGAAGACGCCGTCAAAGCGGCTCACTTTGGCGTGATGGGAAACATGGGCCAGATATGCACAGCCACATCTCGGGTTTTTGTACACGAGCATATCTACGATTCGTTCATGGATGCGTTCGTCGCTTATGTCACTAGTGTCAACGTCATCGGCGACCCATTCGACCATCATACGTCCCAGGGAGCCCAGGTTTCGAAACAGCAGTTCGATAAGATCCTCGCGTACGCCCAGGTTGCAAAGGATGAAGGTGCCACAGTTGTTTTGGGTGGTACAGTAGCAGAGAACAGACCGAATGACAAGGGGTACTTCATCTCGCCGACTGTGGTGGGGAATGTCACTTCCAACATGCGCGTGTACCGAGAAGAAATATTTGGCCCATTTGGCGTcttcatcaaattcaatgatgagaatgatgTTATCCAAATGGCCAATGATACGGATTACGGTCTCGCTGCTGCTATCTATACTCGTGATAATGCCCGGATCCACCGCATTGTGCCAAAACTCAAGGTTGGTATGGTGTCTGTCAATGCGACCAATAATAGTGACTTCCGGGTTCCGTTTGGGGGTGTGAAGCAGAGCGGGATTGGGAGGGAGCTTGGACAGGCGGGATTGGAAGCATATTCTAACATCAAGGCCGTTTTGATGAACATCGCCTAG
- a CDS encoding Oxidoreductase, 2OG-Fe(II) oxygenase family, putative: MATQTIQPQLGSLQPYVHPPETEEPLQYADLTIIDLGEFDKPGGKEKLAAQLKDAAHNEGFFYVTNFGLTQAEINRQYAIGREFFALPEDVRKSYRAPLEEGIYNGYRPLGSIQVLPGLWDNIEFYNIMKFLPQYEREHPEVFRRHWDEIERFHRHVHEHVGYKLLQLLAIILELPADQISNGHLYESNCDSGLRYMMYRARSAEVNEQFKDLYSRGHTDNGTITFLFQQPVAALQVKKHEDSPWEWIRIPEGTLSVNIADMLSILSNGYLKSGVHRVTVPPKDQQAQDRLGLLYFVRPSDRLTLKSFDSPLLRRLGYYEEGKNSEIDIPAPEWTRARIKKNWSRSPTDPNAGTQMAGFSVKHFHD; encoded by the exons CAGTATGCAGACTTGACCATCATCGATCTTGGCGAGTTCGACAAACCCGGCGGTAAAGAAAAACTAGCCGCTCAGTTGAAAGATGCGGCGCACAACGAGG GCTTCTTCTATGTCACCAATTTCGGCTTGACTCAAGCCGAAATCAATCGTCAATACGCCATCGGACGCGAATTCTTCGCTCTTCCGGAGGATGTGCGCAAGTCCTACCGCGCCCCTCTCGAAGAGGGGATTTACAATGGCTACCGGCCACTAGGATCTATCCAAGTTCTCCCGGGCCTATGGGATAACATTGAATTCTACAACATCATGAAGTTTTTGCCGCAGTATGAGCGCGAGCACCCAGAAGTATTCCGTCGGCACTGGGACGAGATTGAACGCTTCCATCGCCACGTCCACGAGCATGTCGGGTACAAGTTGCTCCAGCTTCTCGCCATAATCCTGGAACTCCCAGCAGACCAAATCTCAAACGGTCACCTGTACGAGTCGAACTGCGATAGCGGCCTCCGTTACATGATGTACCGCGCCCGTTCGGCAGAGGTGAACGAGCAGTTCAAGGATCTCTATTCCCGTGGTCACACCGATAACGGCACAATTACATTTCTTTTCCAGCAGCCTGTTGCAGCCCTCCAGGTCAAGAAGCACGAGGATTCCCCTTGGGAGTGGATTCGGATTCCCGAAGGTACTTTATCTGTCAACATCGCTGATATGCTGTCCATCCTTTCCAACGGATACTTGAAAAGTGGCGTGCATCGTGTCACGGTCCCTCCCAAAGACCAGCAGGCGCAGGACCGTCTCGGACTTTTGTACTTTGTGCGGCCCAGTGATCGACTGACTTTGAAAAGCTTTGATAGCCCCCTCCTCCGCCGCTTGGGGTACTACGAGGAAGGCAAGAACAGTGAAATTGATATCCCCGCTCCGGAGTGGACTCGAGCGCGTATCAAGAAGAACTGGTCACGATCGCCCACAGATCCCAATGCGGGGACACAAATGGCTGGGTTTTCAGTGAAGCATTTCCACGATTAA
- a CDS encoding Glutathione transferase 3 — protein MTQPNITLYTTQTPNGIKISMALEELGLPYKVERIDISKNTQKEDWFLKINPNGRIPALTDTFSDGQEIRLFESGSILEYLTEQYDTDYKISFPKGTREYYEMKSWLFFQNAGLGPMQGQANHFTRYAPERIEYGVNRYVNESRRLYGVLDKHLAESKSGYLVGDHVSIADISHWGWIAAAGWAGVDIDEFPNVKAWEELMAQRPGTEKGRHVPTPHTIKELIKDKAAADKKAAEARAWVQRGMQADAKAKA, from the exons ATGACGCAACCAAATATCACCCTCTACACAACCCAGACCCCAAATGGGATCAAAATCTCTATGGCCCTAGAGGAACTTGG CCTGCCATACAAGGTCGAGAGGATTGACATCTCAAAGAACACTCAAAAGGAAGA CTGGTTCCTGAAGATCAACCCTAATGGCCGCATCCCTGCCTTGACAGACACCTTCAGTGATGGCCAGGAGATCCGGCTATTTGAGTCCGGTAGCATTCTGGAATACCTGACAGAACAGTACGACACAGATTATAAGATCTCCTTTCCCAAGGGCACGCGGGAATACTACGAGATGAAGAGCTGGCTGTTCTTCCAGAATGCAGGGCTAGGACCTATGCAAGGCCAAGCCAACCACTTCACGCGGTATGCGCCCGAGCGCATTGAGTACGGCGTGAACAGATACGTCAATGAGTCGCGGCGACTGTATGGTGTTTTGGATAAGCACCTCGCTGAGTCTAAGTCTGGGTATCTTGTCGGTGACCATGTTTCTATTGCCGACATCTCACACTGGGGATGGATTGCTGCTGCCGGATGGGCCGGTGTCGATATTGACGAGTTCCCGAATGTTAAGGCTTGGGAGGAACTCATGGCCCAGCGACCGGGTACCGAGAAGGGTCGTCATGTTCCGACTCCTCATACCATTAAAGAACTCATCAAGGATAAGGCGGCGGCAGATAAAAAGGCTGCTGAAGCTAGGGCTTGGGTCCAACGGGGAATGCAGGCTGATGCCAAAGCCAAGGCTTAA